ACCGAAATACTGAAACTTGACCTCGCCATCGGTCAGCTCGGTTACGCGGTCCATCCAGTAGGTGGTGCCGGTCTCGACGATGTAGTGGCCGGGCGGAAAGGTATCTGCAACCTTGAGTGTCACTTCGGCCGCCGCAATTTGCGGCATCGTTCCGACCGCGATCACCAGCGCCGCCCCTGCGGCAAACCGATCGAGTTTTGTGTTTCTTGTCATGGCAGTCTTCCTCCCTGTGGCGTTGTCGATCAGCGCACCATGGTGCGGTGAACCGGTCAATGTTTATGGGTGGCCGGGAGCGCAACTGTCGCGAGATCACACATATATGCGAATACGCGAACTGAATCCGCGGCGACGCAACAGAGAAGATCGAACGCCAATCGTGGGTGGGAATCTCCAGCGCTTTCACGGCCGAAAGAAAGGATTCCGTGGCCTGCCGATCAACAGTAAGCGGCGGCTGCGCCCCACGTTGTAGATGAGCTCCGGCACTGCGAGGTGATATCCATCTCATGATGGGGAGTGTGTTTCGCAATGTGCGCGACAAATTCGTTTCTCAGATCTCTGGGCGTCGAGATCTACGGGTCAGGTCATCGGCGCTGGCCGGACGACGTGAAGGCTCGCGCTGTGGCAGAGACTTTGGAGCCGGGAGCGACCGTGAATGCGATTGCCGAGCGATATGACATCCGCCCAAACCAGCTCTCGGCTTGGCGGCGTCTGGCAAAGCAGGGCCAGCTGGTTCTTCCTCCGGCGGAACTCGGAGAGCCGGTCTTCGCGCCTCTGGTCATTTGCGATCCGACTGAGACGCCCGAGCTTTCCGACGCGAAGCCCCAGCAGGTGATCCGGATCGTCAAGGGAACAACCCGGATCGAGCTGTCTTCTGACACGTCGGCAGGTCAGATCGCCGCGATCGTGCGCACTCTGGAAGCGCCTGCATGCTGATGCCGTCTCAAGGGGTCCGCATCCTGGTGGCGACGAAGCCGGTAGACTTCCGCAAGGGGCATGATGGACTGGCAGCCTTGGTGCAGTCGACCTTGACCGAAGATCCGTTCACCGGGACGGTCTTTATCTTTCGGGCGAAGCGCGCAGACCGGATGAAGATCCTGTTCTGGGACGGCAGCGGTCTCGTCATGGCCTACAAACGGCTGGAGGAGAGCACCTTCACCTGGCCCGCGATCCGGGATGGTGCGATGACCCTGAATCGCGCCCAGTTCGAGGCGCTGTTCGCCGGGCTGGACTGGCGGCGGGTGCGGTCTCTGGAGACGCGCGCCCCCGCTGTGGCAGAGTGACTCAGGGCGGGGAAAGCCGGCCTGACAAACGCAGGAGCGGGATATGATGCCGCCATGTCCAGCGCCCTATCCCTCGACCTGTCGGCCATTCCGGAAGACCAGCGTGACGCTGTTCTGGCCGTCCTGCGCGAGCGTGATGCACTCAGGGAAGCCAACAAGCGCCTCGAGCACCTCGTCGCCGAACTGAACCAGGTCGTGCATGGCAAAAGGTCCGAGAAACTGAGTGAGGACGAGCGGCAGCTGGCCTTCGAAGATCTGGAAACTGCCGTCGTCGAGGCAGAGGCCCAGCAGGATGAAGACGCCACGGCCTCGTCCGGTCCGCGGCGATCCAAGGTCGCCCGCCGCAATCGGGGCAATCTGCCTGAGAGCCTCCCCCGGATCGAGCAGATGATCGAGCCGGCCAGCCTGGAGTGTCCCTGCGGCTGCGGCACGATGCACCGGATCGGCGAGGACCGCAGCGAGCGGCTGGACATCGTGCCGGCCCAGCTCCGCGTCATCGTGACGGTTCGACCCAAGTATGCCTGCCGTGCCTACGCCGAAGGGGTCACCCAGGCGCCAGCCCCTGCCTTCCTGATCGAGGGCGGGCTGCCGACCGAGGGCGCCATTGCGTATGTGCTCGTCGCCAAGTTCGCCGACCATTTGCCTCTCTATCGCCAGAGCCAGATCCTCGCGCGTTCCGGGATCGACCTTCGGCGCAGCACGCCCGCCGATTGGGTCGGCACCGCGGCCTTCCACCTTGCCCCGGTGGTCGACCGGCTCGCCGAGCACCTGAAGGGCTCGGGCAAACTCTTCATGGACGAAACGACGGCGCCGGTTCTGGAGCCCGGGCGAGGCAGGACGAAGACTGGCTTCCTCTGGGCGCTGGCCCGAGATGATCGGGGCTGGGGCGGCGATGACCCGCCCGGCGTGGTCTTCACTTACCGCCCGAGCCGCGCCGGCGTGAACGCGGAGCAGATCCTGCAGGGCTTCGACGGCATCCTGCAGCTGGACGGCTATCCCGGCTACGATCGGCTGACGCGCCCCTCGCGCAAGGGCGGCGCGCCGATCACGGTTGCGCACTGCTGGGCACATGCCCGCCGGAAGCTGAAGGAAGTCTTCGACCGTGATGGATCGGAGATCGCCGCCGAGGGGCTGCGCCGGATCGCCGAGTTCTACCGGATCGAAACCGAGATCCGCGGCATGGGACCGGGACAGCGCCTGTCGGCGAGACAGACACGCACCGCGCCGCTGGTGGCCCAGTTCGGCGAATGGTTGCAGAGCCAGCGCCGCCGGATCTCCGCCAAGTCCCGCCTCGGAGAGAAACTCGCCTATATCCACCGGCAGTGGGACGGGCTACAGACCTTCCTGCAGGACGGACGCGTCGAGATCGACTCCAATGCCGTGGAGAATCTCATCAGGCCGATCGCCCTGACGCGGAAGAACGCACTCTTCGCCGGCCACGACGAAGGTGGTCGGACCTGGGGCCGCATCGCCTCGCTCATCGCCACAGCAAAGATCAACGAAATCGTACCCTTTGTCTATCTCAAGGCGACGCTCGAGGCGATCGCGGCAGGGCATCCCGCGAACCGGATCGACGAGTTGCTACCCTGGAACTTCAAGCCGTCGAGCTGAACTCCGGTGGGGCGTAGACGCCGCTTACGATCAACACGATGATGGTCGGCCTCTTTCGCGGCGCCTCTCTTCAAGCCGGTATTCTTGGGGCGGGCCGAAACCGTGGTCGCACTGCTCTGGGCAGCGCATCCTACACCGCCCGGCCTTCGGGGATGCCGGTGCTAACGACGCCCCGCCGGTCAGGCTCAACCTTGAGCCTGACGCGAAGAGGCTATTTCCGCCGCCTGAAAACGGACCCTGACATTGGCAAGTGGCGCGTTTCGTCCGCGCCCCCCAAGTCCCGTCTTCGTCAAGCCGGGCCATTTTTTACGGCGCTGGCTGATCCAGGCGGTCAGGCGGTCAGGGACTGTTGACCCATCTTCTTCAGATTTCGAACGATTTCTTCGTGCATGATCCCTACGATCTCTTTTTCGGATCTCAAGATAACATCAGTTGGAGCGCCAACCCCGACAGCGAAAAGCCGCGAGTTCAGATGGTTAGGAAACGGCATGGAAATCAAGCCGCTCCCTTGAACCACCTGATCGGTTGAGAGGTAATAGCCCTTGGCACGGGTTTCTGCCAACGAGGCCACGAAAGCTTTCACATCCACTGCCGGTTTGTCGGGCGCGCGATAGGCGTTGATCCTGCGGAACAGACTGCGCACTTCGTCGTCACTGAAACGACTCATCAGAACGCGCCCGACACCTGAGTTACCCAGCGGACGACGTGTCCCGAGCGATATGTGGTGGATCGGCGAATCTTTCGGGCGGACAACTTGCACGTACTCGGCTTCGTCCCCATTCTTGGTTGCCAGAACCACCACATGCCGTGTGCGTTCCGAAATTGCCTTGAGCAGCCGGTGGATGGTGCCTTCGCCGAACAGATCTGGATTCATCCACGACCCTAAAAGCGGAACGCGCTCGGTGGGAAAATAACTCTTCTTTCGGGCATCGTGGGTCAGAAATCCAAGCTTCACCAAGCTTTTGAGCAGCGCCGAGGTACTTGACTGCGGGTACCCCAGTTCCTTGGACACTTCCACGACCGAAAGCGGTCGCTGAACTTCATCGAAATACACCAAAGTCTGACAGGTGCGCGCCACCGATTTCACAATTTGATCGCCGCCTGTTCTTGCTGAAGTCTGATGCGCGGTTTCCATGATCTCCTCCCTTCGTGTGCAGTTATATGCACAGCGTTCCATACGGAAGGATGGCCGCGCTTGTAAATTCTGTCAACTGTTAGAAAACTGCCGGGGGCACGCCGCAAGCGGCTTGGGGATCAGGAAAGATTTCGGGTTCGGTTGTCAGTGGCCTCCTCGATTGGCGGGTATGATCACACCGTCAGCGGCGACGGCTCCCTGCCCGCTTGCTCCGACGATCAATGGATTGACATCAATGGTCTCAAGCGCGGCCCCGTGATGGGCGGCAAAAGCAGACAGTCGGGCAAGGGCGCCGGCGAGGGCGTCGATGTCGCGTTCGGGCGCGCCCCGGAATGCGTCCAGCAGTTTGCGGCTGCGGATTTCGTCAATCATACGGCGCGCTTCGACAGGTCCGAATGGTGCGACGCGGAAAGACACGTCTTCGAGGGCCTCGACAAACACCCCGCCCAGACCGAACATGACCACCGGGCCGAAAGCCGGGTCCTGGGTCACGCCGAGTATAGCCTCCAGTCCAGGTGCTGCCTGTTCCGCCACGACCAGCCCGTCGATCCGCGCACCGGGCATCTTCTCGGACGCCAATTCCAAGATTCGTGCCCCGGCAGAGCGGACATCTTCGGCCGAACGCAGATCAAGCGCGACGCCCCCGATGTCGGATTTGTGCAAGATGTCGGGCGAGGCAATCTTCAGCACGACCGGGAATCCCATTTCTTGCGCTGCCTGAGCTGCCGCTTCGGGGGTGGTGGCCAGGGTTTCGCGCACGATCCCGATTCCGGCCTCTGCAAGCAGGGCCTTGGCCTCGATCTCGTTCACAATTCCGTCCGGCAACGGCGACAGGTTGGAGAGTTCGGGTATCGGGTCCTTTTCGCCTGCCCGCGCGAAGGAACGGGCAAAATAGCGCAATGCGGCCATCGCCCGGACTGCACGGGTCGGTTCCTCGAACACGATGAACCCCGACTTTTCGTACGCGGCGCGCCCCTCTGGCTCTGTCAGCGAACAGAACAGCATTGGCCGATCGGGATATTTCTCGCGAATGCGCTCCAGTCCGCGCCGAATGGCTTCGTTCAGGTCGGCGACAAGTCCGACCGTCGACATGAAGATGATGGCCCCATCGATCTCGCCGTCACCAAACAACACATCCATGTTGGTTTCCAGAAGATCGATCTGGTTGACCAGCTGCGCCGTCACATCGACCGGGTTTCGGACACCGGCAAATGGCAGCACCTCTTTCAGCTTTTTCTGTGCATGATCGGGAAGCGCAGGCACGTCCAGTTTCAGCTTTTCGGCTTCGTCGGCCATCAGCACCCCGACCCCGCCCGAGACTGTCACAAGGCCCAGCCGGTCGCCCTGCATCATCGACGCGGATTCGGCACAGGCATAAGTCACATCGAACATTTCATCGACCGATTGCGCCCGGTAAACGCCGTACTGCCGGAACGCCGCGTCATAAACCGCGTCTGCCCCAGCCAATGAGGCGGTATGCGACTGCGCGGCCTCTGCTCCGACCGCGCTGCGCCCGACCTTCATCATGACCACCGGCTTTCCCCGGGCCCGCGCCAGCTCAAGTGCCTCGACCAGCCTGTCGCGATCGGTTGCCCCTTCGAGATATCCCATGATGACGCGGGTATCGTCATCCTGCGCGCAATAGGCCACGGCATCGGCAAAATCGACATCGCAGGAATTGCCCGTCGTCGCCCAGATATTGACCCCAAGTCCGCGCATTCGAACGAGCGTCATGCAATACGAGCCGAACGCGCCGCTTTGACTGACGATCGACACGCCGCCGGGTTTTGGCAGGTGTTTTTCGACCCCGGGCGTGAATGTCGCATAGAGGTTGTGGCGCACATTCGCGATGCCAAGGCAGTTCGGCCCCACAAGCCGCATGCCGCCCTCGCGCGCGATGTCGACCATGCGCGCCTGAAGGGCGGCCCCGTCGGCATCGACCTCCGAGAACCCCGAACTGAAGATCACCGCCCCCCGCACACCTTGGGCCGCGCACTGTTCGACCGCCTGAACGGCCAGCGGCGCGGGCAGCGCGATCACGGCCAGGTCCGGTGTCGTGGGTGCCTCCGAGATCGACGGATACGCCGTCAGGCCCTGCACCTCTGGCGATTTCGGGTTGATAGGCAGGATCGGGCCGTCGAAACCGTGCCGCTTGAGAAAATCCACCGGCCTTCCGCCGATGCGCTTGGGATCGCTTGAGGCGCCAATCACCGCTACCGAGCGAGGGTTGAAAATGGCATCCATTCCATGAATTCGCATGGGACTTCCTTTGATGTTCGTAACTAGTAGGATTTTGGCAGGCCGAGGGCATGTTCCGCGATAAACGAAAGCACCAGCTGCGGGGTGACCGGCGCGATGCGGAACAGGATGGCCTCGCGAACAAGACGCTCGACATGGTATTCCTTGGCGTATCCGAACCCCCCGAAGGTCAGCTGCGCGGTCTGTGTCGCCTTCACCGCCGCTTCGGCGGCCAGATATTTTCCTGCGTTGGCTTCATTTCCGCAGGGCTTGCCCGCGTCGTAGAGCGCGCCGGCGTGCATCGCCATCAGGTTGGCCGCCTCCAGTTCCGCCCAGCTGGCGGCCAGGGGGTGCTGTACACCCTGATTCTGACC
The nucleotide sequence above comes from Sagittula sp. P11. Encoded proteins:
- the tnpA gene encoding IS66-like element accessory protein TnpA — encoded protein: MCATNSFLRSLGVEIYGSGHRRWPDDVKARAVAETLEPGATVNAIAERYDIRPNQLSAWRRLAKQGQLVLPPAELGEPVFAPLVICDPTETPELSDAKPQQVIRIVKGTTRIELSSDTSAGQIAAIVRTLEAPAC
- the tnpB gene encoding IS66 family insertion sequence element accessory protein TnpB (TnpB, as the term is used for proteins encoded by IS66 family insertion elements, is considered an accessory protein, since TnpC, encoded by a neighboring gene, is a DDE family transposase.) yields the protein MLMPSQGVRILVATKPVDFRKGHDGLAALVQSTLTEDPFTGTVFIFRAKRADRMKILFWDGSGLVMAYKRLEESTFTWPAIRDGAMTLNRAQFEALFAGLDWRRVRSLETRAPAVAE
- the tnpC gene encoding IS66 family transposase, which translates into the protein MSSALSLDLSAIPEDQRDAVLAVLRERDALREANKRLEHLVAELNQVVHGKRSEKLSEDERQLAFEDLETAVVEAEAQQDEDATASSGPRRSKVARRNRGNLPESLPRIEQMIEPASLECPCGCGTMHRIGEDRSERLDIVPAQLRVIVTVRPKYACRAYAEGVTQAPAPAFLIEGGLPTEGAIAYVLVAKFADHLPLYRQSQILARSGIDLRRSTPADWVGTAAFHLAPVVDRLAEHLKGSGKLFMDETTAPVLEPGRGRTKTGFLWALARDDRGWGGDDPPGVVFTYRPSRAGVNAEQILQGFDGILQLDGYPGYDRLTRPSRKGGAPITVAHCWAHARRKLKEVFDRDGSEIAAEGLRRIAEFYRIETEIRGMGPGQRLSARQTRTAPLVAQFGEWLQSQRRRISAKSRLGEKLAYIHRQWDGLQTFLQDGRVEIDSNAVENLIRPIALTRKNALFAGHDEGGRTWGRIASLIATAKINEIVPFVYLKATLEAIAAGHPANRIDELLPWNFKPSS
- a CDS encoding IclR family transcriptional regulator; its protein translation is METAHQTSARTGGDQIVKSVARTCQTLVYFDEVQRPLSVVEVSKELGYPQSSTSALLKSLVKLGFLTHDARKKSYFPTERVPLLGSWMNPDLFGEGTIHRLLKAISERTRHVVVLATKNGDEAEYVQVVRPKDSPIHHISLGTRRPLGNSGVGRVLMSRFSDDEVRSLFRRINAYRAPDKPAVDVKAFVASLAETRAKGYYLSTDQVVQGSGLISMPFPNHLNSRLFAVGVGAPTDVILRSEKEIVGIMHEEIVRNLKKMGQQSLTA
- a CDS encoding acetate--CoA ligase family protein is translated as MDAIFNPRSVAVIGASSDPKRIGGRPVDFLKRHGFDGPILPINPKSPEVQGLTAYPSISEAPTTPDLAVIALPAPLAVQAVEQCAAQGVRGAVIFSSGFSEVDADGAALQARMVDIAREGGMRLVGPNCLGIANVRHNLYATFTPGVEKHLPKPGGVSIVSQSGAFGSYCMTLVRMRGLGVNIWATTGNSCDVDFADAVAYCAQDDDTRVIMGYLEGATDRDRLVEALELARARGKPVVMMKVGRSAVGAEAAQSHTASLAGADAVYDAAFRQYGVYRAQSVDEMFDVTYACAESASMMQGDRLGLVTVSGGVGVLMADEAEKLKLDVPALPDHAQKKLKEVLPFAGVRNPVDVTAQLVNQIDLLETNMDVLFGDGEIDGAIIFMSTVGLVADLNEAIRRGLERIREKYPDRPMLFCSLTEPEGRAAYEKSGFIVFEEPTRAVRAMAALRYFARSFARAGEKDPIPELSNLSPLPDGIVNEIEAKALLAEAGIGIVRETLATTPEAAAQAAQEMGFPVVLKIASPDILHKSDIGGVALDLRSAEDVRSAGARILELASEKMPGARIDGLVVAEQAAPGLEAILGVTQDPAFGPVVMFGLGGVFVEALEDVSFRVAPFGPVEARRMIDEIRSRKLLDAFRGAPERDIDALAGALARLSAFAAHHGAALETIDVNPLIVGASGQGAVAADGVIIPANRGGH